atcagcctaggtggagaggaccgttccaagttcttctgtccacgcCACACgctgtgaaagttgaaggattgcccgcctggattcacgcttCACACTGCAAAAGATGGCATCCCTAACATTCATACTCATTTTGATTACACTCTTACTGTTTTTCCTTCCATTATCCACTTCACGTACGACATTGACTTTCCAGGTGGGGAAGACTGCCTCATTCCAGGTTGACTTTTGTGAAATCGCCCCCTGTAGTGGAAGACAGGAACAATGGGAATGGTTTGACAAATATGTCTGTGTGAGCTACCCTTATTATGACTCTGATTCAAGTTTTGATTCATCTGACTCTGAATGTGCCttctggagtgatgtgtttgcaAACACAGGACCAAATGACTGGGGCTATAACCCCTGGCAGGCCACACAGTATGGCCTAAAGACTcgattttctattataaaaggacacgCCCCTCATGACTGTGCTGAGAACTATTGTAACCCtttgattattactttaaaagatcCCTCTTTGCAGGATTCAGGAACTTATGTTTTAGCTGCGTACGCAAGTGGTTCTGATCCACTAGGATTTTTTCAAATTAAGGTTACTGATAATTCCTATGCTACTAATACTGGCCAGCTTGCTGGTCAGCTTTCTTCTACCTTTCCTCCTGATTCACAACAAACTcttgtaaaaataatgaatatttctaCTCTTTCATCCaccttttcaattgaaactggatATGGTGACCAGAACCGCTGGTTACAGTGGGTTTTATACTCTGCTaaacaagtaaatcaatctgattgctacgcctgtgctacggccaggccacatttggctaccgtcccttttcctctttctaatatttctgacccCGCTGGCCTTCCTTGTCTTCTATCCCTCCTCACCACTTCCTCTACACCTAAAAACCCTGACTGTATTaccctttctcttctttttccccccactccTCATATGACTCCTCCTGTGTTCCAGTCCCATGAAGGTAATTATACTTgtttctctagtaattatagttcccccctCCAAGGTATTAACGTTGGAAATattccttcttccttctgttcccagactttccaaGTTAACTCTACCTCATTTGATCCAACATTATCCTTTTTTCTATTAACACAAACCACTCCccgtgctgatatttggtggatgtgccgtACTCCAAGTTACTAGATATCCTTCCCCCTGAGTGGATCGGCACATGTGCTTTAGTCCAACTCGTGATGCCCTTCCGCCTCCTCCCTCTCAAGTCTCCTCGTGTGATGTCCGCTCCTGACCGACGTCGCAAACCACGCTCAGTCGATCCTTCCACATTCTCTTTGCATGACCCTGGCGTTTACATTGATTCCATTGGTGTTCCTCGCGGAGTCCCTGATGAATTTAAAGCCAGAGATCAAGTTGCTGCTGGATTTGAGTCGATTTTTCCCatagttacaataaataaaaatgtagattggattaactATCTATATTATaaccaacagcgtttcctaaattttactaaagaagctgttgaagggatacatgagcagcttgatagaacatcccttatgacttggcaaaatcggttagcattagatatgctcctcgCCGAAAAAGGTGGTGTATGTGCTATGTTCGGTGATGCATGTTGCACTTACATCCCTAACAATACAGCTCCAGATGGATCAATTACTCGTGCTTTagcaggtttaactgccctttctaATGAATTAGCAACCAATTCTGGCATTTCTAATCCATGGGATAAATGGTTCATGTCTACTTTTGGATCCTGGGGCcaatggctcaggtcagtttttatttctctgGCTGTTGCTTTTCTGATCCTCTTACTAGTTGCTTGCTGTATTGTCCCCCTGATACGGTATATTGTGTCTAAATATTTCACTGCTTCCATGgctaaggcttatatgttacacgaggaGCGAATGCTCCAATTCTCTTCCTCCTCTACTtctactccttccccttctcctattcTTTCCCGTTCTGCTCCTATCTAACCTATATTTTTTGTCTGTTCAAAAGGGGGGAgtgtagaagaaagatgttctcctgagcaccttgtactctgagtatttggtgactaaaaactttcatttcagcaatgcttgcaagctctggctatgaactgacaaaaatatattgtgcaagggctcaacaaaatcagtttctatatgattcaaactgttttctaggttaactttctcaaagtaaatgagacagggtgaagaagtcacaaggtcgcagggggtacgtgacatttgtctttggctaatattggagactgtaagaaaatgcttagttagagatataagaaaaagcttagcttttatatattgttttaatgaactaaccgttgttgttgttttgcagtacttgtgtaattaaaatcacaagacaaagcgctataaaaactttgggataccctggccggggggcagatgaagggcggtgtcctgggactgcgcttctctgtcattttacctttgcctgatgtgtttgaataaaagatttttactaactttaaatatatctctctgtcttcagtcacgagaaacgacaccaaagaaaaagtgtccacacaagtaaaaataaaatatatatttctgttttatttaaaccttttaagttcgtatgcatagccccatttggctgtttatttttttttttttttctttcttcagtaatatttaatctccttaaagaaaaagaacatatccattttactttttttgtgtctctttagtaatattttagtgtaaaaggataaccagtatttaaaccttttatgttactttatacatttattttacacaatgttgaaaaattaataagaaagctacatattttggcagctgctgctttaattttcaatgaaatgaaaaaagctctccaagagaaaacgtcaatgaagaagaaacagtttgcactatctaaaaatgagaaaccctcatttataaaagtttgctgcagatgacttaactgaaaataaatgaatagttcctatgtgtataatacatatttatctattttacttatgcctttattccagcaacttacaacatctgaggtacaatttgttacattacttttgttttttgcagcacaggcaggtgaagtgacttcctcagggtcacacagtggtgtcagtaccaggatttgaactgacaagctccgggtttactgaaatattactgaagaaagaaaaaaaaacgaaaacgggcaaatagggctatgcatacagatgtccatccatccattatccaacccgctatatcctaaatacaggagccaataagtagatatgtatatatacagtatatatatatatatatatatatatatatatatatatatatatatatatatatatatatacagtatatatatatatgtgaatgtatgtatgtatatatgtatgtctatatttttatatatatatatgtagatatgtaaatttgtatatgtatttatatatatgtatatgtggatgtgtatatgtatatatatacgtatgtatatgtagatatgtgtatatgtagatatgtatatatatgtatatatgtttatgtatatatatagttacataacctctttaacacactacttctccgctgcgaagcgcgggtattttgctatatatatatatatatatatatatatatatatgacagcaacactcataacaatgacaacacaattacatgtatatatatgtacatatgtatatatatatgtgtcaatctatctatgtatatatatctatatatatatatatatatatatatatatatatatatatatatgtacatatatatatatgtgtatatatgtagatatccatccatccatccatccattttccaacccgctgaatccgaacacagggtcacgggggtctgctggagccaatcccagccaacacagggcacaaggcagggaaccaatcctgggcagggtgccaacccaccgcagtatatgtagatatgtaaatatttatatatatatgtgtctgtgtgtgtgtatatatatatatatatatatatatatatatgtatatatatatgtatatatgtgtatatatatatatgtatatgtgtgtgtttatgtatgtgtgtatatatatatgttgatatgtatatatatgttgatatgtatatatatatatatatatatatatatatatatatatatatatatatatatatatatatatatgtatatatatatatgtggatgtgtatatgtatatatatatgtagatatgtgtatatgtagatatgtatatatatgtatatgtatatatatgtttatgtgtgtgtgtatattatatatatataaaagacagcaacactcataacaatgacaacacaattacattgacaatcatgttacattatttttaaaatgtttccttttttttttcataacctctttaacacactacttctccgctgcgaagcgcgggtattttgctagtatatatatatatatatatatatataatatatgtgtatgtgtatatatatatatatatatatatatatatatatatatatatatatatatatatatatatatatatatatatatatatatatatatatatatatattatatatataatatagggcggcacggtggcgcagtgggtagcgctgctgcctcgcagttgggagatctggagacctgggttcgattcccgggtcctccctgtgtggagtttgcatgttctccccgtgtctgtgtgggtttcctccgggggctccggtttcctcccacagtccaaagacatgcaggttaggtggattggcgattctaaattggccctagtgtgtgcttggtgtgtgggtgtgtttgtgtgtgtcctgcggtgggttggcaccctgcccaggattgtttcctgccttgtgccctgtgttggctgggattggctccagcagacccccgtgaccctgttcggattcagcgggttggaaaatggatggatggatatataatatatgtgtatgtgtgtgtatatatatatatctatactaataaaaggcaaagccctcactgactcactcactcactgactgactgactcactcatcactaattctccaacttcccgtgtaggtggaaggctgaaatttggcaggctcattccttacagcttacttacaaaagttaggcaggtttcatttcgaaattctacgcgtaatgatcataactgggacctcttttttgtccatatactgtaatagagtgcacctccatggccgtgggaggcggagttgcgtatcgcgtcatcacgccacccacgtaatcacgtgaactgactgtgaacgcagtacgtacaaaacaaggaagagccccaaagagcgctgaagaaaacattcattacacaattgagaaggcagcgaaacaataagaagcgagcgagtgacgcatacaagcatattcataagtgcagctactgcggaaacaaagcacggtgtaaaccgaaagtttaaattaagtttatagaaatgctcccgctgccgtttgcaataccatattcgcgacttacaagtttaatgagaagacaagaggtataaacgagactttggatcactttgtaacggagttaaaattgctgtagcaagtaACGTTtaagtgccaggtcttagctaacattaaataaagccgtggacatcgcaacatcacacaacagagcggctcacgtgaacatatgaagcgactgacgcatacagacatattcatgagtgcaggtacttgggaaacaaagaaccgtgtaaacctaaagtttaaattaagttcatagacctacaaaaggttgccattgatttgaggcaagattgcttttctcctgtacaactatacgttgcattctcaacagtaagcttgcacggcttgctcatattacaaccggagtgctgaactgacaatgtgatatacaaacagaacaatcgtaaaaacaggattaaataaaaaggctgcttccgttggcaaagcaacgaaaaaggaagaccttatatgacgttcgtttataaaacagcggagaggctgtgtgaagtcagcttcacaaaaaaacagatccttaacaaatttttattggtatattttcactcaatttaaaaaggttttcttcttaataaaaatttaaaagcagtacttcgccgctgcaaagcacggggatgtatatatatagatagatagatagatagatagagatatatatgtatatatatatatatatatatatatatatatatatatatatatatatatatatatatatatatatatatatatatatatatatataaatagatatatatatatatatataaatagttatatatatatatatatatagatagatagacaagatagatagatagatagagatatatagatagatagatagatagatagatagatagatagatagatagatagatagatagatagatgtgtatgtatgtagatatgtatatatgtgtatatatatgtacatatggaaatatgtatatgtatatatatgtgtctgtatgtgtatatatatatatatatgtgtgtgtgtatgtatgtatgtgtgtagatagatactttattaatcccgatgggaaattcacattcttcagcagcagcatactgatacaataaataatattaaattaaagaatgataataatacaggtgaaaaaaaaaaaacagacaataactatgtataaaagtagaaaaataaaagtagaaaagtatatatgtatgtgtatatatatgttgatatatgtatatatatgcggatgtgtatatgtatatatatatgtatatatgtagatatgtgtatatgtagatatgtatatataagtatatatgtttatgtatatatatgtttacataacctctttaacacactacttctccgctgcgaagcgcgggtattttgctagtatatatatatagatagatagatagatagatagatacagatatatatatatatagatagatagatagatagagatatagatagatagatagagatatatatagatggatagagatagagatatatatctatatgtatgacagatagatatatatatatatctatgatatatgtgtatatgtagatatgtaaatatgtatatgtatatatatgtgtctgtatgtgtatatatatatatatatatatatatatatgtgtgtgtgtgtgtatgtatgtatgtgtgtatatgtatgtgtatatatatgttgatatatgtatatatatatatgtatatatgtagatgtgtatatgtaggtatgtatatataagtatatatgtttatgtatatatatgtttacattacctctttaacacagtacttctccgctgcgaagcgcgggtattttgctagtatatatatatatataatatgtgtatgtgtgtatatatatatatatatatataatatatgtttatgtgtgtgtatatatatatatatatatatatatatatatatatatataaaatatatgtgtatatatatatatatatatatgacagcaacactcataacaatgacaacacaattacattgacaatcatgttacgttatttttaaaatgtttcctttactttttcataacctctttaacacactacttctgcgctgcgaagcgcgggtattttgctagttttaagatattttggagtgcctaCAAAAGTTGTATAGAATGTATATAAAGACACATTGATAAGATACGTTTTCTAACCAGAGAAATCTTCAGATGCCAAATGACATTCATAATTTGAAAATGGTTCAATCATCCTTAAAAGGAACTTACTAATGCACACTTTCCAGAGTATACAGGCTGAGAAACCATGGAATGAATTTTCTCCTAGTTACTGAGTTGTGTCAATGGATACTGATAAAGCACTGGGTCACCATGTTTAACTTCAGTTAAGCAGTTTCCACTGTTGTATATTTTAGAATGTGGAATATGAAATTTTAGAGAAATTTTAGAATGCCTGGAATGGGGAGACACAACAAATGCTCTGGATTTGTACAAAGATGACTGTCAGTCTAAAAGTACTGTGAAACCTTTCAGATTTACTAACTCTATCTACTAACTAGAagttttccgttttttttttcctctgctgtTAACTGGCCATATCATTAGTTAAAACTTACTTACATTAGAATGGTTTTGTCTATATCTTGACCAACATAGTGATttctgagtttttgttttcttttttaatatgtgtgtttatatatttaaacattaaaagagtATACAATGTAGTAGTTGCTTGAAAGCCACCTGGttagttttaaaggcctggacctCCACCATGCACATTCATGTGCCACACCGAAGAGGCTGGACAAACAGCAGTAACAGCATTTGTATTATCCAAAAGACAGACAAATATGAATTATACCCATGATCTAGttacaaaaacaataatgaactatagttttcatttttatgcctGCTGCATTGTTCATGTTACTTTATCAAGTAACAAGACATTGATTAGGACACGTCAACAATTCTGCTTCCATTCATTACTGACCTGACCAGTCCCAGTAACCATATTCTGTTATTTACCTATGCTACATatccaaacagaaagaaatgagGCAGTATTCAAAAAAGGAGTACATATACTATATTATCAAGgagcatacatacagtatatacagtaagtaaaccATGAAAAAACTGCACGTGCATATAAAAATTAACCAATATTCATTGTCAGATTAATGTAAACCACACAtatgaaatataacaaatgtgTAAGGATTATATTAACCCCAACAACACTCCCAGTACCAGTACTAATCTGTATGATGCAAAGCTGTATACATATTATTATGTGGTGGATTGATGCTATAAAGCAAAAAGGCATTTTTATGGGGTAAACCATGATGTTTCAGAACATATAAGAAATAATCATGTCCACCATTTGACTTAAAATAAAAGGAATCAAGAGGACTTACCTTATTTATGAATTTCCAGCTTTGTTTGCATTTACTTTCTCTTTGCAGACACTGTGTCTTATCCATACCTCTCAGCTCGCTGAATTCAATAGAAACTGCATGCTAGCCTTGTCTGTCTATAAGACTAACTGGACTAAATCTGCTCTTTTCCCACTGAATACTTCCAGCCATCTCTCTACATTTCCCTTATTCATTCCTCAGGCAGTATCTTTCAGATACCTAGGACTGAACAAATGCCGAGATCCAACTTTCACTATGTTCTGAAGGGTGTCAGagacttcatttatttttagtccTACCTGTCTCTCTCATTCCCCACTAGACtggcaattattaaaatgaatgtccTTCCTAGAATTAACAATGTTGGATCTATGTTCTCTTTTTCTCCCCCTCTTAGGTTCTGGCAATCTGTTAAGTCTCTGTTGTGTTCATTCTTTTGGAATCACAAGAGACCATATATTTAACACGCCACTCTGATCCATGACAGGTCAGGTGGTAGCATCTCACTCCCAGATTTTCAACTGTACCAACTTGTGTTTACTCTAAGGCCGGTCTGGAGCCGAGTCTGCCCTCCTCAGCTTCCACCTTCCCTGTTTGCTCAacttcattttcctttctttacaataaaataaagtcccGTTACCCTATTGTTGATCCCATTGTACAATATGACCGTCAGACATGAAGACATGTTGAAAAATTGAAGGGTCTGCTGCCAAGATGGCACCTCCACACTCCTTTATTCTGTAACTCTACCCTAAATATCAGAGGCCTTCCAATTTCCTTCTCATTATTGGTGTCAGTCTAGTATTTTTGTGCTAGAAGATATATTTAAAGAGTTAGTGCTGAAAACATTCCTTTCTCTTCGGTCTATGCATCATATCCCTTCCACttccttttttttcaatttgtagCCTACGTCTGTGCTAAGAATATGGACCAGTCGACTTTTATAGCAAATTCCCTCTACTCATTTGCTTCATCCCTTTCTCTCCAGTCCAAACCGTGTCTGTATTTATTCTTTTCATGTGCAAAGCTTCCCTCTAAACTTTCCCAGTCATGTTTAATTGGCTAACAGACCGTTCCCCATCCTCTGCACTGTGCTGGCAAATCATCTTTCTAAATACGAAACATTGCTCTAAAAACTCCTAATCACTAGcacacaatttaaatttgttcatagACTGTACCCTTCCCCTGGTGACATTATCTAAAGGGACTAGGATTAGATCCTCTATATCATCTTTGCCTTCTTAAAATCCCTGGTACCTTCCTCCACATAGTCAGAATGTCCTCCAGCTGTGGCTCTTTGGTA
This region of Erpetoichthys calabaricus chromosome 8, fErpCal1.3, whole genome shotgun sequence genomic DNA includes:
- the LOC127529022 gene encoding LOW QUALITY PROTEIN: uncharacterized protein LOC127529022 (The sequence of the model RefSeq protein was modified relative to this genomic sequence to represent the inferred CDS: deleted 2 bases in 1 codon), which translates into the protein MASLTFILILITLLLFFLPLSTSRTTLTFQVGKTASFQVDFCEIAPCSGRQEQWEWFDKYVCVSYPYYDSDSSFDSSDSECAFWSDVFANTGPNDWGYNPWQATQYGLKTRFSIIKGHAPHDCAENYCNPLIITLKDPSLQDSGTYVLAAYASGSDPLGFFQIKVTDNSYATNTGQLAGQLSSTFPPDSQQTLVKIMNISTLSSTFSIETGYGDQNRWLQWVLYSAKQTFQVNSTSFDPTLSFFLLTQTTPRADIWWMCRTPLLDILPPEWIGTCALVQLVMPFRLLPLKSPRVMSAPDRRRKPRSVDPSTFSLHDPGVYIDSIGVPRGVPDEFKARDQVAAGFESIFPIVTINKNVDWINYLYYNQQRFLNFTKEAVEGIHEQLDRTSLMTWQNRLALDMLLAEKGGVCAMFGDACCTYIPNNTAPDGSITRALAGLTALSNELATNSGISNPWDKWFMSTFGSWGQWLRSVFISLAVAFLILLLVACCIVPLIRYIVERVTHTSIFISAATAETKHGVNRKFKLSL